One genomic segment of Mastomys coucha isolate ucsf_1 unplaced genomic scaffold, UCSF_Mcou_1 pScaffold22, whole genome shotgun sequence includes these proteins:
- the LOC116068539 gene encoding 14-3-3 protein theta-like, which yields MEKTELIQKAKLAEQAERYDDMATCMKAVTEQGAELSNEEAYKNVVGGRRSAWRVISSIEQKTDTSTSDKKLQLIKDYREKVESELRSICTTVLELLDKYLIANATKPESKVFYLKTKGDYFRYLAEVACGDDRKQMIENSQGAYQEAFDISKKEMQPTHPIRLGLALNFSVFYYDILNNPELACTLAKTAFDEAIAELDTLNEDSYKDSTLIMQLLRDNLTLWTSDSAGEECDAAEGAEN from the exons ATGGAGAAGACCGAGCTGATCCAGAAGGCTAAGCTGGCCGAGCAGGCCGAGCGCTACGACGACATGGCCACCTGCATGAAAGCTGTGACAGAACAGGGCGCAGAGCTGTCCAACGAGGAGGCCTATAAGAACGTGGTCGGGGGCCGCAGGTCTGCCTGGAGGGTCATCTCGAGCATTGAGCAGAAGACCGACACCTCCACCTCCGACAAGAAGTTGCAGCTGATCAAGGACTATCGGGAGAAAGTGGAGTCGGAGCTGAGGTCCATCTGCACCACAGTCCTGGAATTGTTGGATAA gtATCTAATAGCCAATGCAACTAAACCAGAGAGTAAGGTCTTCTATCTGAAAACGAAGGGAGATTATTTCCGGTATCTTGCTGAAGTAGCTTGTGGTGATGATCGAAAACAAATGATAGAAAATTCCCAAGGAGCCTACCAAGAGGCATTTGATATAAGCAAGAAAGAGATGCAACCTACGCATCCAATCCGCCTGGGGCTGGCTCttaacttttctgtattttactaTGATATCCTTAATAATCCAGAGCTTGCCTGCACACTGGCTAAAACGGCTTTTGATGAGGCCATCGCAGAGCTTGATACACTGAACGAAGACTCCTACAAAGACAGCACCCTGATCATGCAGTTGCTTAGAGACAACTTAACATTATGGACATCAGACAGTGCAGGAGAAGAATGTGATGCAGCGGAGGGGGCCGAGAACT